The following are encoded together in the Weissella soli genome:
- a CDS encoding LCP family protein codes for MDNEPKNSKPTRSTRHQGKLESRNARKARKASQTSGVFGRIKWRRVVFAVIALLAVATGVVGARVYHNLKTAADDSYKASGVKKSRDVSKALKQGKPISILLMGTDTGALNRPADDARTDSMMVVTINPKTNKTTVTSIERDIVTAVPGYENLFPQKMNAAYTDGGVKATIKTIQKYLNVPIDYYALVNMNGIQEIVNKLDGLKVVSPLTFTYNPDEENTSAQTVYSFTKGKSAYKKSTDNGVTWKTYQKLDGEAALAFSRMRYDDPEGDYGRQKRQRLVVQAIVDKAKSNPTKLVNAKFLSAMSDSAQTDLTFNDLMTIVEKYIGAAGNITQDHLQGTEVSLAGQSFQIASYTEKQRITNKLRKQLGLTKAETGSLYAGEVSDTTLSLYGLVSDAQAKANATAESTTSSSTTTTTGTVTGTATSTTSTGQ; via the coding sequence ATGGATAATGAGCCAAAAAATTCAAAGCCTACCCGTTCTACTCGTCATCAGGGTAAACTTGAATCACGGAACGCTCGTAAAGCTCGTAAAGCAAGTCAAACGTCTGGAGTCTTTGGCAGAATCAAGTGGCGTCGTGTTGTCTTTGCTGTGATTGCACTGCTAGCAGTTGCGACTGGGGTGGTTGGCGCACGTGTTTATCATAATTTGAAAACAGCTGCCGATGATTCATATAAGGCATCTGGAGTGAAGAAATCACGTGATGTATCTAAAGCGTTAAAACAGGGTAAACCCATTTCAATTTTGTTGATGGGAACTGATACAGGTGCCTTAAACCGGCCGGCCGATGATGCTCGTACTGACAGTATGATGGTTGTCACGATTAACCCAAAGACGAATAAAACAACGGTGACCTCAATCGAACGTGATATTGTCACCGCAGTGCCCGGATATGAGAACTTGTTCCCACAAAAGATGAATGCTGCCTATACCGATGGTGGCGTGAAGGCGACCATTAAGACAATTCAAAAATACTTAAATGTACCAATTGACTACTACGCTTTGGTCAACATGAATGGTATTCAAGAAATTGTTAACAAGCTAGATGGATTGAAAGTTGTTTCACCACTAACATTTACATACAATCCTGATGAAGAGAATACATCAGCCCAAACGGTTTATAGTTTTACTAAGGGCAAGTCTGCATATAAGAAGTCAACGGATAATGGGGTGACTTGGAAGACTTACCAAAAGCTCGATGGTGAAGCTGCGTTAGCCTTTTCACGGATGCGATACGATGATCCTGAAGGGGATTACGGTCGGCAAAAGCGGCAACGTTTAGTGGTACAAGCGATTGTGGATAAGGCAAAGAGTAACCCAACTAAGTTAGTCAATGCTAAGTTCTTGTCAGCTATGTCAGATAGCGCGCAAACTGACTTAACCTTCAATGATTTGATGACCATTGTTGAAAAATACATTGGGGCAGCTGGAAATATCACGCAGGATCACTTGCAAGGTACGGAAGTTTCGTTGGCTGGTCAATCTTTCCAAATTGCATCGTATACTGAAAAGCAACGGATTACGAACAAGCTTCGTAAGCAACTTGGATTGACCAAGGCGGAAACAGGGTCATTATATGCAGGTGAGGTTTCCGATACCACTTTGTCGCTATATGGCTTGGTTTCAGATGCTCAGGCTAAGGCTAATGCAACGGCGGAGTCGACCACAAGTAGCAGTACGACAACTACTACTGGCACCGTAACTGGTACAGCCACTAGCACGACCTCAACGGGTCAATAA
- a CDS encoding undecaprenyl-diphosphate phosphatase: MFDLIKSLIIGIVEGITEFLPVSSTGHIIIAESLMRIPGGTVWTKAFTNMFDYVIQLGAIFAVIQLYFHKLNPLSPAKSPRERNQTWRLWFKVIVGVLPAMIAGLLLNDYMDAHWMKASVVAATLIIYGILFIILERRNATKTPSLTDVNAMTYKMAFAIGLVQVLSIIPGTSRSGSTILGAIFLGASRVVAAEFSFFLSIPVMIGVTILKVGKYLLNGGGFTVMQSATLMVGFLVAWFVAYLAIKFMMNYIKQNDFQAFGWYRIAAGIVVFILGAFGLLNMG, translated from the coding sequence ATGTTTGATTTAATCAAATCGCTCATTATTGGAATTGTTGAGGGTATTACGGAATTCTTACCAGTTTCATCAACCGGGCATATTATTATCGCAGAATCGTTGATGCGTATTCCGGGCGGTACCGTATGGACCAAGGCATTTACCAATATGTTTGATTATGTGATTCAGCTGGGCGCCATTTTTGCGGTGATTCAATTGTATTTCCATAAGTTAAATCCCTTATCCCCAGCAAAGTCGCCTCGTGAGCGTAATCAAACTTGGCGACTTTGGTTCAAGGTAATCGTTGGTGTGTTGCCAGCAATGATCGCGGGATTATTATTAAATGATTATATGGATGCTCACTGGATGAAGGCGAGTGTGGTGGCTGCGACATTGATCATTTATGGTATTCTATTCATCATTTTGGAACGACGCAATGCGACGAAAACGCCATCCTTGACTGATGTCAACGCCATGACTTACAAGATGGCGTTTGCTATCGGGTTGGTACAAGTATTGTCAATTATTCCTGGCACGTCTCGTTCAGGTTCAACTATTTTGGGTGCGATTTTCTTAGGGGCCTCACGGGTTGTAGCAGCTGAATTTTCATTTTTCTTGAGTATTCCAGTCATGATTGGGGTGACCATCTTGAAGGTCGGTAAGTATCTGCTTAACGGTGGTGGTTTCACTGTGATGCAGTCTGCGACTTTAATGGTTGGTTTCTTGGTCGCGTGGTTTGTGGCTTACTTAGCAATTAAGTTCATGATGAATTACATCAAGCAAAATGATTTCCAAGCATTCGGTTGGTACCGGATCGCCGCCGGAATCGTGGTATTCATATTAGGGGCATTTGGCCTATTAAACATGGGTTAA
- a CDS encoding bifunctional metallophosphatase/5'-nucleotidase → MQVKILSTSDVHGYVRADDFRRPLLNDGLGLTRAATAINAVAGALAPTDVLVKIENGDFIQGSPLTNYIEKEAPAAVAVYRQLADVIGYDVRILGNHEFNYGRDYLERVIGDAPKLLNANIVDTITQKPFIGKPYAILEKQGLKLGIIGLTTKFISHWEQPDHIKNLTFLDPVETAQHYIDQIRADVDVLILAYHGGFAQDLATGAPLERLTSENQGYQLLQLPGVDALVTGHQHREIATVSQDVPTTQPGYRGDHIGAITLELNDAHEIVAHTANLITTADYAPDDKIETLIDPIQTQVDTWLDQAVGHVGENMQITDHFAARVHSHPFVELVNRVQMAATGTTIANTAIFNDEVRGLSNAVTLRDIMTNYIYPNTLVVEKLTGQAIKDALEVNARYFALTPDGKLTINPKFIMPKVQHYNYDIWSGIDYTFDISRPMNDRVVRVTKEGEPLNLMAEYEVTMNNYRAGGAGNFTMFAGDKIVREVQIETAELIGDYIMAHPAIMIPQPTNLTIIGFDGIADELKK, encoded by the coding sequence ATGCAAGTCAAAATTCTTTCGACGTCAGATGTTCACGGTTATGTGCGGGCAGATGACTTTCGGCGCCCATTGTTGAATGACGGCTTGGGATTGACGCGTGCTGCAACGGCGATCAATGCAGTGGCGGGTGCGCTAGCACCTACAGATGTGCTAGTCAAAATTGAAAATGGTGATTTTATCCAAGGCTCACCATTGACCAACTACATAGAAAAAGAGGCCCCAGCAGCGGTGGCTGTTTACCGGCAATTAGCGGATGTGATTGGTTATGATGTCCGCATTTTGGGCAATCATGAATTTAATTACGGGCGCGATTATTTGGAACGCGTCATCGGGGATGCCCCCAAGTTGTTAAATGCTAATATCGTGGACACGATCACCCAAAAGCCTTTCATTGGTAAACCATACGCGATCTTGGAAAAACAAGGTCTTAAACTTGGTATCATTGGCTTAACGACCAAATTTATTTCACACTGGGAGCAACCAGATCACATTAAAAATTTGACTTTTTTGGACCCAGTTGAGACTGCACAACACTATATTGATCAGATTCGTGCCGACGTAGATGTGTTGATTCTGGCTTATCATGGTGGGTTTGCACAAGATTTGGCCACAGGGGCACCCCTTGAACGTCTAACTTCAGAAAATCAGGGTTATCAACTCTTACAATTACCAGGGGTGGATGCGTTGGTGACTGGGCATCAGCACCGCGAGATTGCCACCGTGAGCCAAGATGTACCGACAACCCAACCAGGTTACCGGGGTGATCACATCGGGGCGATCACGCTAGAATTAAACGATGCCCATGAGATTGTGGCGCATACCGCCAATTTGATCACAACGGCTGATTATGCCCCTGATGATAAGATTGAAACGTTGATTGATCCCATCCAAACGCAGGTTGATACATGGTTAGACCAGGCGGTTGGTCATGTTGGCGAAAATATGCAAATCACGGACCATTTTGCGGCACGTGTACATAGCCATCCATTCGTTGAATTGGTGAACCGTGTGCAAATGGCAGCCACTGGTACCACTATTGCCAATACGGCTATTTTTAATGATGAGGTTCGGGGGTTATCAAATGCGGTGACTTTGCGGGACATCATGACAAATTACATTTATCCCAATACATTGGTTGTTGAAAAATTGACTGGACAGGCTATTAAGGATGCCTTAGAAGTTAATGCGCGTTACTTTGCATTGACGCCAGATGGCAAGTTAACCATCAATCCAAAATTTATCATGCCCAAGGTGCAACATTATAATTATGATATTTGGAGTGGTATTGACTATACTTTTGATATTAGTCGCCCGATGAATGATCGGGTCGTTCGGGTGACAAAGGAAGGTGAACCGCTGAATTTAATGGCTGAATACGAAGTAACCATGAATAATTATCGTGCTGGTGGGGCGGGTAATTTTACAATGTTTGCGGGGGACAAGATTGTACGTGAAGTGCAAATTGAAACGGCGGAACTGATTGGTGATTACATTATGGCACACCCAGCCATCATGATTCCACAACCAACGAATTTAACTATTATTGGATTTGACGGTATTGCAGACGAATTAAAGAAATAA
- a CDS encoding thymidylate synthase, producing the protein MSKNEQTYLDFARDVLENGEFKGDRTGTGTLSVFGRQMRYDLNEGFPLLTTKKVPFGLIKSELLWFLRGDTNIKFLLEHKNHIWDEWAFDRWIKSDEYTGPDMTNFGLRALADAGFKAEYDKQHQLFTDRILADDDFAAKYGELGDVYGAQWRNWQKVQGGFIDQIADVVEQIKVNPNSRRLIVTAWNPEAVPTQALPSCHTLFQFYVNDNKLSLQLYQRSGDIFLGVPFNIASYALLTHMVAAQTGLEVGEFIHTFGDAHIYSNHVDQIKEQLSRPMLALPKLVLNPDVKSISDYTMSDIKVENYQSAGAIKAPVAV; encoded by the coding sequence ATGAGTAAAAACGAACAAACTTATCTCGACTTTGCCCGTGATGTTTTGGAAAATGGAGAATTCAAAGGTGATCGCACCGGGACAGGGACACTTTCAGTATTCGGTCGACAAATGCGCTATGATTTAAACGAAGGGTTTCCTCTACTGACGACCAAGAAAGTCCCATTTGGCTTAATTAAGAGTGAATTATTGTGGTTCTTACGTGGTGACACTAACATCAAGTTCTTGTTAGAACACAAAAACCACATTTGGGATGAGTGGGCCTTTGATCGTTGGATTAAATCTGATGAATATACTGGGCCTGATATGACAAATTTTGGATTACGTGCACTAGCGGACGCTGGATTTAAGGCTGAATACGACAAGCAACATCAATTGTTTACGGATCGGATTTTGGCTGATGATGATTTTGCAGCTAAGTATGGTGAGTTGGGGGATGTTTATGGTGCCCAATGGCGTAACTGGCAAAAGGTGCAAGGGGGCTTTATCGATCAAATCGCTGATGTTGTTGAGCAAATCAAAGTTAATCCAAACTCTCGACGTTTGATTGTGACCGCTTGGAATCCAGAAGCCGTGCCAACACAGGCGTTACCATCATGCCACACTTTATTCCAATTCTATGTCAATGACAATAAGTTAAGTTTGCAGTTGTACCAACGTTCAGGTGACATCTTCTTGGGAGTGCCATTTAACATTGCTTCATATGCCTTGTTGACCCATATGGTGGCTGCACAAACTGGCTTGGAAGTGGGTGAGTTTATTCATACCTTCGGTGATGCGCATATCTACTCAAACCATGTGGACCAAATCAAAGAACAATTATCACGGCCAATGCTGGCATTACCAAAGTTGGTTTTGAATCCGGATGTTAAATCAATTTCTGATTACACGATGAGTGATATTAAAGTTGAAAACTATCAATCAGCGGGCGCAATCAAGGCCCCAGTTGCAGTTTAA
- a CDS encoding PspC domain-containing protein produces MTPKKWYKNPNDKVIAGVLSGLVDYLGWHIDLSLVRIIYTLLALMSSGLFVVLYIVAAIILPTKPTHYSSAVIDDEDVYTHPEDEEI; encoded by the coding sequence ATGACACCAAAGAAATGGTATAAAAACCCAAACGATAAAGTAATCGCCGGTGTTCTTTCGGGACTAGTCGATTACCTCGGCTGGCATATCGATCTCTCATTAGTCCGCATTATCTACACTTTGCTCGCCTTGATGAGTAGTGGTTTATTTGTCGTGCTGTACATTGTTGCAGCGATCATCCTACCTACTAAGCCGACGCACTATAGTTCAGCTGTGATTGACGATGAGGATGTTTACACACATCCTGAAGACGAAGAAATCTAG
- a CDS encoding carbohydrate ABC transporter permease, producing MKVSKITSHVFIYVLLVLGGLMMLLPFFWMVSTAFKTGFEAMQTPPTWFPKHLLWRNWVQTWHAAPFAQYLLNSVIISVVTTFGQVITSIMAAFAFAKLKFFGKRLLFWLLLATMMVPGEMLIIPNFVTLSQWHLVNTYGALIIPWLASFFAVFTLRQSFAQVPDQLYAAAKLDGASDWRFLWQILVPNAKSSIMAVALLQVIGSWNSFMWPLIVTNSETMRTLPVGLQAFSTDAGMSYPELMAAATFVILPMVILYLALHKYVVHGMRIGGMKG from the coding sequence ATGAAAGTAAGCAAAATCACCAGTCATGTCTTCATTTATGTTCTCTTAGTGCTAGGTGGGTTGATGATGTTGTTACCGTTCTTTTGGATGGTGTCAACGGCCTTCAAAACTGGTTTTGAAGCTATGCAAACGCCCCCAACTTGGTTTCCTAAACATCTATTGTGGCGTAATTGGGTGCAAACATGGCACGCGGCCCCCTTCGCCCAGTACCTCTTGAACTCAGTGATTATCTCTGTCGTCACAACTTTTGGCCAAGTCATCACGTCGATTATGGCAGCCTTTGCCTTTGCCAAGCTGAAGTTTTTTGGTAAGCGTCTCTTGTTCTGGTTGTTGTTAGCCACGATGATGGTGCCAGGTGAAATGTTGATTATCCCAAATTTTGTGACTTTGTCTCAATGGCACCTGGTTAACACTTATGGCGCATTGATCATCCCTTGGTTAGCTAGTTTCTTTGCAGTATTCACCTTGCGACAAAGTTTTGCGCAAGTCCCTGACCAATTATATGCTGCAGCCAAATTAGATGGCGCTTCAGATTGGCGTTTCTTATGGCAGATTTTGGTGCCAAATGCTAAATCTTCAATTATGGCAGTTGCTTTACTACAAGTGATTGGTTCGTGGAATTCATTTATGTGGCCATTAATTGTGACAAATAGTGAAACGATGCGTACCTTGCCAGTCGGCTTGCAAGCTTTCTCAACTGATGCGGGGATGAGTTATCCTGAATTAATGGCAGCTGCAACATTTGTCATTTTGCCCATGGTTATCTTGTACCTTGCTTTGCACAAATATGTTGTCCATGGCATGCGTATTGGTGGGATGAAGGGTTAA
- a CDS encoding DUF1700 domain-containing protein: MENNVYFSTLRKHLYGLSEEERDDVVSFYQEYAVDAKLSGETLINEFGTPKQLARRVLVDYSIKYDDAAEEEAVDCATGLRQRESSRVKRQLNLLWVVVIGLLTSIIWVPAALAVMLGLFLVIVAGVAVAIILLSLLAMGLFQIVGGFAVIGQSWQTSVLQIGLGITFVGIQIVAWPVGWLIVRTIFASLMKFVKFLGRRFSHSGGTQNGETI; the protein is encoded by the coding sequence ATGGAAAATAATGTTTATTTCTCAACTTTGCGTAAACACTTATATGGCTTGAGCGAAGAAGAGCGCGATGATGTGGTGTCCTTCTATCAGGAATATGCTGTTGACGCGAAATTATCTGGTGAAACGTTAATCAATGAATTCGGGACACCCAAGCAATTGGCTCGACGGGTATTAGTAGATTATTCAATCAAGTATGATGATGCTGCTGAAGAAGAGGCGGTCGATTGCGCAACTGGTTTGCGACAGCGTGAATCAAGTCGCGTCAAACGGCAATTAAACTTGTTATGGGTTGTCGTCATCGGTTTGTTAACCAGTATTATTTGGGTGCCAGCTGCCTTAGCGGTGATGCTAGGCTTATTCCTGGTGATTGTCGCCGGTGTGGCGGTCGCCATTATCTTACTTTCTTTGCTAGCAATGGGTCTCTTCCAAATTGTTGGTGGGTTCGCGGTGATTGGACAAAGTTGGCAAACCTCTGTCTTGCAAATTGGATTAGGGATCACCTTTGTTGGCATTCAAATTGTAGCCTGGCCAGTGGGCTGGTTAATTGTGCGGACGATTTTTGCAAGTTTGATGAAATTTGTCAAATTCTTGGGTCGTCGTTTCTCACACAGTGGAGGTACACAAAATGGCGAAACTATTTAA
- a CDS encoding ComE operon protein 2, producing MKDERIGWPEYFMMQAVMLASRSTCTRLNVGAAIVKDGRIIASGYNGSVTGTPHCTEVGDYVVDGHCIRAVHAEQNALLQLAKMGIAADGAEIYVTDFPCAHCTKFLLQAGITKINYLRNYNNDPFVMELIAQKNVLLNQIVITPATIERLHFDNYMN from the coding sequence ATGAAAGACGAACGTATTGGTTGGCCAGAGTATTTCATGATGCAAGCAGTTATGTTGGCATCACGTAGTACCTGTACACGGCTCAATGTCGGCGCAGCGATTGTTAAAGATGGTCGTATTATTGCCAGTGGCTATAATGGATCAGTGACTGGGACGCCACATTGTACTGAAGTCGGAGATTATGTGGTGGATGGCCACTGTATTCGGGCCGTTCATGCAGAACAGAATGCGTTGTTGCAACTCGCTAAGATGGGTATCGCCGCTGATGGCGCAGAAATCTATGTGACGGACTTTCCGTGTGCCCATTGCACAAAGTTTTTGTTGCAAGCCGGGATCACAAAAATCAATTACTTGCGTAACTATAATAATGATCCCTTTGTCATGGAATTGATCGCACAAAAAAATGTGCTGTTGAACCAAATTGTAATTACGCCAGCAACTATCGAACGTTTGCATTTCGATAATTACATGAATTAG
- a CDS encoding carbohydrate ABC transporter permease, translating into MIGGKPTWRQTLKGWLYVLPMLIIVGTFSIYPLISSLAMSFYTQYNSVQNKVLATGFDNFKYIFSDPNFILALKNTLIFVVGVVPLQVIIGLIFAVLLNHIKVLTGVFRSIYFLPFVTSTVAMALVWRWIYNKDAGLMNYLLGFIGVQPIDWLNDPHYGMLALIILAIWKGLGLNILLFLVALHTVDQGLYDAARLDGAGPWSRFWHVTLPMISPMTFLVSVSGIISSFKVFDEVFALFGGQPGPENSALTMVYYLYRQFYELNQYGRAAAAGVVLFLMILVVTLVQIWWSKKHLHYGKETI; encoded by the coding sequence ATGATCGGAGGCAAACCAACTTGGCGTCAAACCTTAAAGGGATGGCTCTATGTGTTACCTATGCTGATCATTGTGGGCACGTTCAGTATTTATCCCCTCATTTCAAGTTTAGCCATGAGCTTTTACACGCAGTACAATAGCGTTCAAAATAAAGTTTTAGCGACTGGGTTTGACAATTTTAAGTACATTTTTTCTGATCCAAATTTCATCTTGGCGTTGAAAAATACATTAATCTTCGTTGTGGGGGTGGTGCCTTTACAGGTAATCATCGGCTTGATATTCGCAGTGTTACTAAACCACATCAAAGTATTAACAGGCGTCTTTCGTTCAATTTATTTTTTGCCATTTGTAACTTCGACGGTCGCCATGGCATTGGTTTGGCGTTGGATTTACAACAAAGATGCAGGACTGATGAATTACTTGCTGGGATTCATTGGAGTGCAACCAATTGATTGGTTGAATGATCCGCATTATGGCATGTTGGCGTTAATTATTTTAGCTATTTGGAAGGGACTGGGACTGAACATCCTCCTCTTCTTGGTTGCCTTGCACACTGTTGATCAGGGATTGTACGATGCGGCTCGTTTGGATGGTGCTGGTCCGTGGTCGCGTTTTTGGCATGTGACGTTACCCATGATCTCGCCGATGACATTCTTGGTATCAGTCAGTGGTATCATCAGTAGTTTCAAGGTTTTTGATGAAGTCTTTGCGCTCTTTGGTGGCCAGCCGGGACCAGAAAATTCAGCTCTAACCATGGTTTACTATTTGTACCGACAATTCTATGAATTAAATCAATATGGCCGTGCCGCAGCTGCGGGGGTTGTGTTATTTTTGATGATTCTAGTGGTTACTTTGGTTCAGATCTGGTGGTCTAAGAAGCACCTACACTATGGAAAGGAGACTATCTGA
- a CDS encoding Veg family protein, with protein sequence MPSALAEIKQQLDDHIGQTITLTTHESRHRNIQHEAVVRETFRSVFVLDLQKNGSEFDRASFSYTDILTNNIEIAYA encoded by the coding sequence ATGCCATCAGCATTAGCCGAGATCAAACAACAACTTGATGATCATATTGGTCAAACGATTACATTGACGACTCATGAAAGCCGCCACCGTAATATTCAACACGAAGCAGTTGTTCGTGAAACATTCCGTTCAGTATTCGTGTTAGATTTACAAAAGAATGGCAGTGAATTCGATCGCGCCTCATTCTCATATACCGATATTTTAACAAATAACATCGAAATCGCTTACGCATAA
- a CDS encoding PadR family transcriptional regulator, with translation MSMQLSKELTDGIVLAFLAEQDLYGYVLTKSVQEVFAVSESTMYPVLRRIKAKGWVTTYDEPFEGRNRRYYSITKEGRAALQDLQMDWHDFSARVEHILGDEDGK, from the coding sequence ATGTCGATGCAACTTTCAAAAGAGTTGACGGATGGGATTGTGTTAGCTTTCCTAGCTGAGCAAGATCTCTATGGATATGTCTTAACTAAATCAGTCCAAGAAGTGTTCGCAGTTTCAGAATCCACCATGTATCCAGTTCTCCGGCGGATTAAAGCCAAGGGGTGGGTCACCACATATGATGAGCCATTTGAAGGCCGGAACCGTCGTTATTATTCCATTACCAAGGAAGGACGGGCGGCACTGCAAGATTTACAAATGGACTGGCATGACTTCAGTGCCCGCGTCGAACATATATTAGGGGATGAAGATGGAAAATAA
- a CDS encoding ABC transporter ATP-binding protein — MDVTFKHVTLTYPNGVEVLHDLDFQIPAGQLIALLGPSGSGKSTTLNLISGLLRATSGTINFGEKDVTKLDALQRGVGMVFQNYALYPHMSVLDNIEFPMKMAKVPRAERRERALELAKLVRVDDQIDKKPGALSGGQQQRVAIARALAKRPSILLLDEPLSNLDARLRVEMREEIRRIQQATKVTTIFVTHDQSEAMHLADKIMILHDGVIQQYAEPQKLYHAPVNQFVAGFIGEPTLNIVSGDAIRESLYQIFGTRTQLIDQVGIRAEAITLAELAEQTIKVPVTISRVTAYGRDYHAQLTMGGHEVVSTEIAPSAPIATEVLANVRLSGLYAFDPVGNRVYPEGGEA; from the coding sequence ATGGATGTGACCTTTAAACATGTGACCTTAACTTATCCCAATGGCGTTGAAGTTTTGCATGATCTGGATTTTCAAATTCCGGCTGGCCAACTCATTGCCTTGTTGGGTCCTTCTGGTAGTGGTAAGTCAACGACGTTGAATCTAATTTCAGGGTTGTTGCGGGCCACTTCTGGCACGATTAATTTTGGCGAAAAAGACGTTACCAAACTAGACGCCCTGCAGCGTGGGGTCGGCATGGTTTTCCAAAACTATGCTTTGTATCCACATATGTCAGTGTTGGATAACATTGAATTTCCAATGAAAATGGCTAAGGTGCCAAGAGCTGAACGGCGTGAACGCGCGCTAGAATTAGCGAAACTAGTTCGAGTGGATGATCAAATTGACAAGAAACCGGGTGCCTTATCAGGTGGGCAACAACAACGGGTTGCCATTGCCCGTGCATTGGCCAAGCGACCAAGTATTTTGTTATTGGATGAGCCCTTGTCAAATCTCGATGCGCGTTTACGGGTCGAGATGCGTGAAGAAATTCGGCGCATTCAACAAGCGACGAAGGTGACGACGATTTTCGTGACCCATGATCAAAGCGAAGCCATGCATCTTGCTGATAAGATTATGATTTTGCATGATGGCGTGATTCAACAATATGCTGAACCACAAAAACTTTATCATGCGCCAGTCAATCAATTTGTGGCTGGTTTCATTGGCGAGCCGACCTTAAATATCGTGTCTGGGGATGCGATTCGTGAGTCGCTTTATCAGATTTTTGGCACACGCACGCAACTTATTGATCAAGTTGGTATTCGTGCCGAGGCCATTACATTGGCTGAGTTGGCTGAACAAACTATTAAGGTGCCAGTGACGATTTCACGTGTGACCGCGTATGGTCGCGACTATCATGCACAGTTGACTATGGGCGGACACGAAGTCGTTTCGACGGAAATCGCACCATCCGCTCCTATTGCAACTGAAGTCTTAGCGAATGTACGTTTGTCGGGGCTGTACGCCTTTGATCCGGTGGGTAACCGCGTTTACCCAGAGGGTGGTGAAGCATGA
- a CDS encoding DUF4097 family beta strand repeat-containing protein codes for MAKLFKLILIGFVTIAVGLSLATVGYLNHGVNAIQLRHGRFFVPQEAKVHEKLTSFSKINIAANAINVNIKRDNSISKPKIIARVDDSDDFTYEVNNGTLVVKYAQNGDYTGVGFGSSGSTYITVLLPRQMSLKDIQLTGNDSGVILKQVTVAKLTANLTYSGLRLQQVNADKVITSNNDSDLRTIKANIKNLQTTSHGGDVKLERSQIANFDGDLEDGDVDIDRTTVSGDNKVMIADGNIKFTDATISTFAANLQESDVAMNRTTFTGKNTISIQDGDVSGGSVHVTGIEARISDGDLTVLGKKYVGHYQKNENAKDNLVLTVVDGDITLN; via the coding sequence ATGGCGAAACTATTTAAATTGATTTTGATAGGATTTGTCACCATTGCTGTGGGACTCTCATTAGCAACGGTGGGCTATCTCAATCATGGAGTGAACGCAATTCAACTACGCCATGGTCGTTTTTTTGTACCACAAGAGGCCAAGGTGCATGAAAAGTTAACGTCATTTTCTAAAATTAATATTGCGGCGAATGCGATTAATGTCAATATTAAGCGAGATAATTCAATTTCAAAACCAAAAATTATCGCACGCGTCGATGATTCTGATGACTTCACGTATGAAGTAAACAATGGCACCCTAGTTGTAAAGTATGCCCAAAACGGTGATTACACAGGTGTTGGGTTTGGTAGTTCGGGATCAACGTATATCACAGTATTGCTACCTCGTCAGATGTCTTTGAAGGATATTCAGTTAACCGGTAATGACAGTGGCGTAATCCTGAAACAAGTTACTGTTGCAAAATTGACAGCTAATTTGACCTACAGTGGGCTACGGTTACAACAAGTCAACGCAGATAAGGTGATCACGTCAAATAATGATAGTGATTTACGGACGATCAAGGCAAACATCAAAAATCTGCAAACAACGTCACACGGTGGTGATGTCAAACTAGAACGGAGCCAGATTGCAAATTTTGATGGCGATTTGGAAGATGGGGATGTCGACATTGATCGCACGACTGTCTCAGGTGATAACAAAGTTATGATTGCTGATGGTAATATCAAGTTTACTGATGCCACAATCAGTACATTTGCGGCTAATTTGCAAGAAAGTGATGTTGCAATGAATCGGACAACATTTACGGGTAAGAATACAATCAGTATTCAAGACGGTGACGTCTCTGGTGGATCAGTTCATGTGACAGGTATCGAAGCACGGATTAGTGATGGTGACTTGACGGTGCTTGGTAAAAAGTATGTCGGTCATTATCAGAAAAATGAAAATGCCAAGGACAATTTGGTCTTGACCGTTGTTGATGGCGATATCACATTGAATTAA